A genomic window from Herbiconiux aconitum includes:
- a CDS encoding D-alanine--D-alanine ligase family protein, producing the protein MTDSSTPRTVVVLAGGISHERDVSLRSGRRVADSLAERGHTVILRDPDATLLQYLDDTRPDVVWPALHGASGEDGALRALLDVLGIPFVGSQAKASRLAWQKPTAKVLVERAGFATPRWLTLPRDTFRELGATQVLNLVSRSLGSELVVKPAMGGSALGVGVITSSDDLPRAVVDAYTYGEVALIEQRARGIEVSIGIIDLGDGAFALPPVEIEPRSGVYSFEARYNAGETSFYVPARLEEDVAARASATALSIYETLGLRHISRIDLIIDDAGVPWFLEANVLPGLTETSTVPQGILAAGFSLRAVYEQLSEVAIAEAGVPAS; encoded by the coding sequence ATGACCGATTCCTCCACTCCTCGCACCGTCGTCGTTCTGGCCGGTGGCATCTCCCACGAGCGCGATGTCTCCCTGCGGTCAGGTCGGCGTGTCGCGGACAGCCTCGCCGAGCGTGGCCACACGGTCATCCTCCGGGATCCGGATGCCACCCTCCTGCAGTATCTGGATGACACTCGCCCCGACGTGGTGTGGCCCGCCCTGCACGGGGCGAGCGGAGAAGATGGCGCGTTGCGCGCGCTCCTCGATGTGCTCGGCATCCCTTTCGTCGGATCCCAAGCCAAGGCCTCTCGTCTGGCCTGGCAGAAGCCGACCGCCAAGGTGCTGGTTGAGCGCGCAGGGTTTGCCACTCCGCGTTGGCTCACGCTTCCGCGCGACACCTTCCGTGAGCTCGGCGCCACACAGGTCTTGAACCTCGTCTCACGCTCCCTCGGATCGGAACTCGTCGTCAAACCCGCGATGGGCGGTTCCGCTCTGGGTGTCGGTGTCATCACCTCGTCGGATGACCTGCCTCGCGCCGTTGTCGACGCCTACACCTATGGCGAGGTGGCACTGATCGAGCAGCGAGCGCGGGGCATCGAGGTGTCCATCGGCATCATCGACCTGGGTGACGGCGCATTCGCACTCCCCCCGGTCGAGATCGAGCCACGATCTGGCGTCTACAGCTTCGAAGCTCGCTACAACGCCGGCGAGACAAGCTTCTACGTGCCGGCTCGGCTCGAAGAAGACGTCGCCGCTCGCGCGAGTGCTACCGCGCTGTCCATCTACGAAACCCTCGGCTTGCGGCACATCTCGCGCATCGACCTCATCATCGACGACGCCGGTGTGCCGTGGTTCCTTGAGGCGAATGTCCTGCCCGGACTCACCGAGACCTCAACCGTTCCGCAGGGCATCCTGGCTGCCGGGTTCTCACTTAGGGCCGTTTACGAGCAGCTCAGCGAAGTTGCAATCGCCGAAGCCGGCGTTCCCGCGAGTTAG
- the yidC gene encoding membrane protein insertase YidC, producing the protein MEIPFLDTILWPIKWVVELILVGWHYFWTFLGLDPAAGLTWVLSIVGLVLVVRAALIPIFVRQIKSQRKMLEVAPQLKKIQDKYKGKKDQFSREAMSRETMELYRRTGTNPLASCLPLLLQMPIFFSLFSVLNNAQKGLAGVGPLNAELGKQFGDATLFGVAPLHDTFIGAWNAGGPWQVMLIAGLMVVLMTASQFYTQLQIMAKNQSPEAKNSPMFKQQRILLYILPLVFVFSGVAFPLGVMFYWLTSNLWTMGQQFLVIRNMPTPGSEAAKAREARLAKKGKLEPTKGAPAIESIPEPPKTTQRQQPVSKNRAKKQGDKK; encoded by the coding sequence ATGGAAATCCCGTTTCTCGATACGATCCTCTGGCCCATCAAATGGGTCGTAGAGCTGATCCTGGTCGGCTGGCACTACTTCTGGACCTTCCTCGGTCTCGATCCCGCGGCCGGTCTGACCTGGGTGCTGTCGATCGTGGGCCTGGTGCTCGTGGTGCGCGCGGCGCTCATCCCCATCTTCGTGCGGCAGATCAAGAGTCAGCGCAAGATGCTCGAGGTCGCGCCTCAGCTGAAGAAGATCCAAGACAAGTACAAGGGCAAGAAGGATCAGTTCTCCCGGGAGGCTATGTCGCGCGAGACGATGGAGCTGTACCGGCGCACGGGCACGAATCCGCTCGCATCCTGTCTGCCTCTCCTGTTGCAGATGCCGATCTTCTTCAGCCTGTTCTCGGTGCTCAACAACGCCCAGAAGGGGCTCGCGGGAGTGGGCCCGCTGAACGCGGAGCTGGGCAAGCAGTTCGGTGACGCCACGCTCTTCGGCGTCGCTCCCCTGCACGACACCTTCATCGGTGCCTGGAACGCCGGCGGACCGTGGCAGGTCATGCTCATTGCCGGTCTCATGGTCGTGCTGATGACGGCCTCGCAGTTCTACACGCAGCTGCAGATCATGGCGAAGAACCAGTCGCCCGAGGCCAAGAACAGCCCGATGTTCAAGCAGCAGCGCATCCTCCTCTACATCCTCCCCCTCGTCTTCGTGTTCTCGGGTGTCGCGTTCCCGCTCGGTGTCATGTTCTACTGGCTGACCTCGAACCTCTGGACCATGGGTCAGCAGTTCCTCGTGATCCGCAACATGCCGACACCCGGTAGTGAGGCGGCGAAGGCCCGCGAGGCGCGCCTGGCGAAGAAGGGCAAGCTCGAGCCCACCAAGGGCGCCCCGGCCATCGAGTCGATCCCGGAGCCGCCGAAGACGACACAGCGTCAGCAGCCCGTGAGCAAGAACCGCGCGAAGAAGCAAGGTGACAAGAAATGA
- the rsmG gene encoding 16S rRNA (guanine(527)-N(7))-methyltransferase RsmG, producing MELARRYTADLARRGEELGLIGPLELPRLWSRHIINSGVVAPLLRPGLVGDIGSGAGLPGIVLAIARPDVEFVLIEPMERRVLWLEDQKDLLGLTNVTVVRARAEDARLPQRLDQVTARAVSAFGKLIPMCAPLLRPRGEMVLMKGAGAAKEVAGAEKAIRKYKLSEVEVLELGESIGVEVTRVIRARVP from the coding sequence ATGGAGCTCGCCCGACGCTATACCGCTGACCTCGCAAGGCGCGGCGAAGAGCTCGGGTTGATCGGACCGCTGGAGCTACCGCGCCTCTGGAGCCGGCACATCATCAACTCAGGTGTCGTCGCTCCCCTGCTGCGTCCCGGATTAGTGGGCGACATCGGCAGCGGCGCCGGGTTGCCCGGCATTGTGCTTGCGATCGCGCGGCCCGATGTCGAATTCGTGCTGATCGAGCCGATGGAGCGTCGGGTTCTCTGGCTCGAGGATCAAAAAGACCTTCTCGGGTTGACCAATGTCACGGTGGTCCGCGCGCGGGCTGAGGACGCACGACTCCCCCAGCGGCTGGACCAGGTCACTGCTCGCGCCGTGAGTGCCTTCGGCAAGCTCATCCCGATGTGCGCTCCCCTGCTGCGACCAAGGGGTGAGATGGTGCTCATGAAGGGCGCCGGTGCGGCCAAAGAAGTTGCGGGTGCCGAAAAGGCGATCCGAAAGTACAAGCTCTCCGAGGTAGAGGTGCTCGAACTCGGAGAATCCATCGGTGTTGAGGTAACACGGGTGATCCGTGCCAGGGTTCCGTGA
- the dnaA gene encoding chromosomal replication initiator protein DnaA: MLQVLSTDQRITPQLKGFLGLVVPKGILGGSFYLEVPNDFTRDMLEQRVRPSLLSALGTLDPQLDVSSFSVVVNPDIAGYETTTVTDPVPVISPGGGSPGTDSAYVESVAPPVQETAGPHRNNDTRLNAKYSFDNFVIGGSNRFAHAAAVAVAEAPAKAYNPLFIYGDSGLGKTHLLHAIGHYAISLYPGVRVRYVSSEEFTNDFINSIANNRGAAFQSRYRDIDLLLIDDIQFLQRAVETQEAFFHTFNTLHDHNKQVVITSDLPPKHLTGFEERMRTRFEWGLITDVQTPDLETRIAILRKKAQSERLRVPDDILEFMASKVSSNVRELEGTLIRVTAFASLNRTPVDMALVQTVLKDLITLDDDNVIAPVDIINHTAEYFKLSVDDLYGSSRSQAIATARQIAMYLCREMTSLSLPKIGQLFGGRDHTTVMYANNKIGKLMTEKRSIYNQVTEISNRIKHNQRYKSA, from the coding sequence GTGCTCCAGGTGCTCTCCACCGACCAGCGCATCACCCCGCAACTCAAAGGTTTTCTCGGACTGGTCGTGCCGAAGGGCATCCTCGGCGGCTCCTTCTACCTCGAGGTTCCCAACGACTTCACCCGCGACATGCTCGAGCAGCGGGTGCGCCCCTCCCTTCTCTCTGCACTCGGCACGCTCGACCCTCAGCTCGACGTCAGCAGCTTCTCCGTCGTCGTGAACCCCGACATCGCCGGCTACGAGACCACCACCGTGACCGATCCGGTGCCGGTGATCTCACCGGGAGGCGGCAGCCCCGGCACGGACTCGGCGTACGTCGAATCGGTTGCGCCCCCCGTGCAGGAGACAGCAGGCCCCCACCGCAACAACGACACGCGCCTCAACGCGAAGTACAGCTTCGACAACTTCGTCATCGGCGGCTCGAACCGCTTCGCACATGCCGCTGCCGTCGCCGTGGCGGAGGCTCCGGCGAAGGCGTACAACCCCCTCTTCATCTATGGCGACTCCGGGCTCGGCAAAACCCACCTCCTTCACGCCATCGGTCATTACGCCATCAGCCTCTATCCCGGCGTCCGAGTGCGCTACGTGAGCTCCGAGGAGTTCACGAACGACTTCATCAACTCCATCGCGAACAACCGCGGCGCCGCGTTCCAGTCGCGCTACCGCGACATCGACCTGCTACTCATCGACGACATCCAATTCCTCCAGCGAGCAGTCGAGACCCAGGAAGCCTTCTTCCACACCTTCAACACGCTCCACGACCACAACAAGCAGGTGGTCATCACCTCCGACCTGCCACCGAAGCACCTCACCGGGTTCGAAGAGCGGATGCGCACCCGGTTCGAGTGGGGTCTCATCACCGATGTGCAGACCCCCGACCTCGAGACCCGCATCGCCATCCTGCGCAAGAAGGCGCAGAGCGAACGGCTCCGAGTACCCGACGACATCCTCGAGTTCATGGCGTCGAAGGTGTCCAGCAACGTGCGCGAACTCGAGGGCACACTCATCCGTGTCACCGCGTTCGCGAGCCTGAACCGCACGCCGGTCGACATGGCGCTCGTGCAGACCGTGCTGAAAGACCTCATCACCCTCGACGACGACAACGTCATCGCCCCGGTCGACATCATCAATCACACGGCCGAGTACTTCAAGCTCTCGGTCGACGACCTCTACGGTTCGAGCCGCTCCCAGGCCATCGCCACGGCGCGGCAGATCGCCATGTATCTCTGTCGCGAGATGACGAGCCTCTCCCTCCCCAAGATCGGTCAGCTGTTCGGCGGTCGCGACCACACCACGGTGATGTACGCCAACAACAAGATCGGCAAGCTGATGACCGAGAAGCGGTCGATCTACAACCAGGTCACGGAGATCTCGAATCGCATCAAGCACAACCAGCGCTACAAAAGCGCCTGA
- a CDS encoding ParB/RepB/Spo0J family partition protein, whose protein sequence is MATKKRTGLGRGIGALIPTDEPRIEGSRPVDVFFDAPVAAPNLVAVPGARLAQLDPNSIVPNAKQPRSVFDSSDLAELVHSVREIGVLQPIVVRELPLVAGGEQQYELVMGERRLRATKEAGLDTIPAVIKDTADEDMLRDALLENLHRSQLNPLEEASAYQQLLDDFGITQEQLAERIGRSRPQITNTLRLLRLPPAVQNRVASGVLSAGHARAVLAVGDVDAMTKLADKIVNEDLSVRAAEALASSAPKQSRAKTTAGTKRGHLDEIGERLGDRLNTRVRVSLGRSKGQIVVDFATIDDLNRILTELGEEGYGRERPLSGPRFT, encoded by the coding sequence GTGGCAACTAAGAAGAGAACCGGACTCGGTCGTGGCATCGGTGCCTTGATTCCGACCGACGAGCCCCGCATCGAGGGGTCGCGTCCGGTGGATGTGTTCTTCGACGCGCCGGTGGCTGCGCCGAACCTGGTGGCAGTGCCTGGCGCTCGATTGGCGCAGCTCGACCCGAACAGCATCGTGCCGAACGCCAAGCAGCCCCGAAGCGTCTTCGACTCCTCGGATCTCGCGGAACTGGTGCACTCGGTGCGGGAGATCGGCGTTCTGCAGCCGATCGTCGTGCGCGAACTCCCCCTGGTGGCCGGTGGTGAGCAGCAGTATGAGCTGGTGATGGGTGAGCGGCGACTGCGCGCCACCAAAGAAGCGGGACTCGACACGATCCCCGCTGTCATCAAGGACACCGCCGACGAGGACATGCTGCGCGACGCACTCCTCGAGAACCTGCACCGGTCGCAGCTGAATCCCTTGGAAGAGGCTTCGGCCTACCAGCAGCTCCTCGACGACTTCGGCATCACTCAGGAGCAGCTGGCGGAGCGCATCGGGCGGTCGCGACCACAGATCACCAATACGCTGCGTCTTCTGCGGCTTCCTCCGGCGGTGCAGAACCGTGTTGCATCAGGTGTGTTGAGCGCCGGCCATGCCCGCGCGGTGCTTGCGGTCGGTGATGTCGACGCGATGACCAAGCTCGCGGACAAGATCGTGAACGAGGATCTGTCGGTGCGAGCCGCGGAGGCGCTGGCGTCGTCGGCTCCGAAGCAGTCGCGCGCGAAGACGACGGCCGGCACGAAGCGCGGTCACCTCGACGAGATCGGTGAGCGCCTCGGCGACCGCCTCAATACCCGCGTTCGTGTGAGCCTCGGCCGCTCGAAGGGCCAAATCGTCGTCGACTTCGCCACCATTGATGATCTCAACCGCATTCTCACCGAACTCGGCGAAGAAGGCTATGGCCGCGAACGCCCCCTCAGCGGCCCACGTTTCACGTGA
- a CDS encoding ParA family protein: MTSDATAFDASTPLARELADLSQRKRQLAMREYPLPLAPRVLTVANQKGGVGKTTTTVNLAAALAREGARVLVIDLDPQGNASTALGVDHRGDKPSVYDVLIHDEPMADIVQQSPESGNLFCLPATIHLAGAEIELVPMVAREQRLRGSLDRFLAQKTDEGEPFHYVFIDCPPSLGLLTINAFVAAREVLIPIQCEYYALEGLSQLLNNISLIERHLNPSLAVSTILLTMYDGRTRLAFQVAEDVRSHFPAETLSAVIPRSVRISEAPSFGQTVISFDPGSPGSVSYLEAAAEIADRGAPHRGN; this comes from the coding sequence ATGACCAGTGATGCAACCGCCTTCGATGCGTCGACGCCGCTGGCCCGGGAACTAGCGGATCTCTCTCAACGAAAGCGGCAACTGGCAATGCGAGAGTATCCTCTCCCCCTGGCTCCCCGTGTTCTGACTGTCGCCAATCAGAAGGGCGGCGTCGGAAAGACCACGACCACCGTGAACCTTGCAGCAGCTCTGGCTCGCGAGGGAGCACGGGTGCTGGTCATCGACCTGGATCCGCAGGGGAACGCCTCCACGGCGCTCGGCGTCGACCACCGCGGCGACAAGCCCAGTGTCTACGACGTGCTCATCCATGATGAGCCGATGGCCGATATCGTGCAGCAGAGTCCTGAGTCGGGAAACCTCTTCTGCCTACCCGCCACCATCCACCTCGCGGGTGCAGAGATCGAGCTGGTGCCGATGGTCGCTCGTGAGCAGCGGTTGCGGGGCAGCCTCGACCGCTTTCTCGCGCAGAAGACCGACGAAGGTGAGCCGTTCCACTACGTCTTCATCGATTGTCCGCCGTCGCTGGGACTGCTCACCATCAACGCTTTCGTGGCGGCGCGCGAGGTGCTCATCCCGATCCAGTGCGAGTACTACGCGCTCGAAGGCCTGAGCCAGCTCCTCAACAACATCAGTCTGATCGAGCGTCACCTCAACCCGAGTCTCGCGGTGTCGACCATCCTCCTGACCATGTACGACGGGCGCACGCGCCTTGCCTTCCAGGTGGCGGAAGACGTGCGTTCCCATTTTCCCGCCGAGACACTCAGCGCGGTGATCCCGCGCTCCGTGCGGATCTCCGAGGCGCCCAGCTTCGGTCAAACCGTGATCAGTTTCGACCCCGGATCCCCCGGCTCTGTCTCCTATCTGGAGGCCGCAGCCGAAATCGCAGACAGAGGAGCTCCTCATCGTGGCAACTAA
- the trxA gene encoding thioredoxin, with amino-acid sequence MSNAKAVSDASFDADVLKSEKTILVDFWAEWCGPCRAVSPILDQIASEHSDKIEIVKLNVDDNPQTAMKYQITSIPAMKVYQGGEVVKTIIGAKPKAALEADLAAFI; translated from the coding sequence ATGTCCAACGCAAAGGCAGTGTCTGACGCCAGTTTCGATGCCGACGTCCTGAAGTCCGAGAAGACCATCCTCGTCGACTTCTGGGCGGAGTGGTGCGGGCCGTGTCGCGCGGTCTCCCCGATCCTCGACCAGATCGCTTCGGAGCACTCCGACAAGATCGAGATCGTCAAGCTGAACGTCGACGACAACCCGCAGACCGCCATGAAGTATCAGATCACGTCGATCCCTGCGATGAAGGTCTACCAGGGTGGCGAGGTCGTCAAGACGATCATCGGTGCCAAGCCGAAGGCGGCCCTCGAAGCCGACCTCGCTGCCTTCATCTGA
- a CDS encoding aminotransferase-like domain-containing protein translates to MSSQKPPSSAGNNLDPWYANYAERTAGLAASEVRALFAVASRPEVVSLAGGMPAVSALPQELVIESMNRVMREQGSVALQYGSGQGVPVLREQILDVMAMEGIRASADDVVVTTGSQHALELVTKLFIDPGDVVLAEGPSYVTAMVIFRSFQAETHHVAMDANGMIPESLRENIARLKALGKKIKFLYTIPSFQNPAGVTLSWERRLEVLQIAKENGILVLEDNPYGLLHFDAPPPPALRSVEQEGVIYLGTFSKTLAPGFRVGWALAPHAIREKLILANEAAVLSPSSFSQLVISEYLDTIDWRAQVDRFRGVYRERKEAMIGALTEYLPNLQWTDPDGGFYVWLTLPSYLDSKQMLPRAVKELVAYTPGTAFYADGGGRNNIRLSFCYPTPEAIRVGIRRLQNVINGELDLLETFSATGPLGTARDRNFSAPPPNLD, encoded by the coding sequence GTGAGTAGCCAGAAACCCCCTTCGTCCGCGGGTAACAATCTCGACCCGTGGTACGCCAACTATGCCGAGCGAACGGCCGGCCTCGCGGCTTCTGAGGTTCGCGCCCTCTTCGCCGTGGCGTCCCGCCCCGAGGTGGTGTCGCTCGCCGGCGGCATGCCGGCCGTCTCCGCGTTGCCTCAAGAACTCGTGATCGAGTCGATGAATCGCGTGATGCGCGAGCAGGGTTCGGTCGCTCTGCAGTACGGCTCCGGTCAGGGGGTGCCCGTTCTTCGCGAGCAGATCCTCGACGTCATGGCGATGGAAGGCATCCGCGCCAGTGCCGACGATGTTGTGGTGACCACCGGTTCGCAGCATGCTCTCGAATTGGTGACGAAGTTGTTCATCGATCCGGGCGACGTCGTTCTCGCCGAGGGTCCGAGTTACGTCACCGCCATGGTGATCTTCCGTTCCTTTCAGGCCGAGACCCATCACGTGGCGATGGATGCGAACGGAATGATTCCCGAATCCCTCCGCGAGAACATCGCGCGGCTGAAGGCGCTCGGCAAGAAGATCAAGTTCCTGTACACGATCCCCTCGTTCCAGAACCCGGCCGGCGTGACGCTCTCCTGGGAACGCCGTCTCGAAGTGCTTCAGATCGCGAAGGAGAACGGCATCCTCGTGCTCGAGGACAACCCGTACGGCTTGCTGCACTTCGATGCCCCACCTCCCCCGGCCCTCCGGTCGGTTGAGCAAGAAGGCGTCATCTATCTCGGTACCTTCTCGAAGACGCTCGCTCCCGGTTTCCGGGTGGGCTGGGCACTGGCGCCTCATGCCATCCGCGAGAAGCTGATCCTGGCCAACGAGGCCGCCGTGCTGTCGCCCAGCTCGTTCAGCCAGCTGGTGATCTCGGAGTACCTCGACACCATCGACTGGCGAGCGCAGGTCGATCGCTTCCGCGGTGTTTACCGGGAGCGAAAAGAGGCCATGATCGGGGCTTTAACTGAATACCTCCCCAATCTTCAATGGACGGATCCTGACGGTGGCTTCTACGTCTGGCTCACCCTTCCGAGCTATCTCGATTCCAAGCAGATGCTCCCGCGAGCCGTGAAGGAACTCGTGGCGTACACGCCCGGAACAGCGTTCTACGCGGATGGCGGCGGACGCAACAACATCCGGCTCTCGTTCTGCTATCCGACACCCGAGGCGATCAGGGTCGGCATCCGTCGCCTGCAGAACGTGATCAACGGCGAGCTCGACCTCCTCGAAACGTTCTCCGCCACCGGCCCCCTCGGCACCGCGCGCGACCGCAACTTCTCCGCTCCTCCTCCCAATCTGGATTGA
- the rnpA gene encoding ribonuclease P protein component yields MLARANRITHGRDYRGTVRRGAKFVGPNTVTYIRASDSSDARFGFIVAKSVGIAVVRNRVRRRLKAASFALLPQVAPGYDVVVRALPEAGSQPYRVLFEELSRSLTKGSVLA; encoded by the coding sequence GTGCTGGCCAGAGCCAATCGCATCACCCACGGTCGTGACTATCGCGGAACCGTCCGGCGTGGTGCGAAGTTCGTCGGGCCGAACACTGTCACCTACATTCGCGCATCCGATTCGTCGGATGCGCGTTTCGGGTTCATCGTGGCGAAGTCGGTCGGGATCGCGGTCGTGCGCAATCGAGTACGACGGCGACTGAAGGCGGCGAGCTTCGCTCTGCTCCCCCAGGTCGCTCCCGGATACGACGTGGTAGTGCGCGCTCTGCCCGAAGCTGGATCTCAGCCTTACCGCGTACTCTTCGAAGAACTGTCGCGTTCTCTCACCAAAGGATCCGTGCTCGCATGA
- the dnaN gene encoding DNA polymerase III subunit beta: protein MKFQVNRDVFSEAVSFAVKLLPQRTTLPILSGVLIEATDDGLTLSSFDYEVSAQTQISADVEEPGVVLVSGRLLSDIANRLPNAPVSFSTEDSRIVVSCGSARFTLLSMPVEEYPTLPQVGAESGLLPADQFAAAVSQVAVAASRDDVTPVITGVQLEVSENTISLVATDRYRVAVRNIDWDSNDSGTQSATALVPARTLQEVGKTFGNSGTISVAITNTDDRELIAFKADKKTVTTLLIKGNFPPVKRLFPESVDNYAVINTADLIEATKRVSLVLEREAALRFTFTIDGVTLEAIGSEQAQASESIDALLTGSDTVVSLKPQFLLDGLGAVHSEFVRISFTKTDNPNKPGPVLITSQSSKDQPGSDDYKYLLQPNLLLR, encoded by the coding sequence GTGAAGTTCCAAGTAAACCGAGACGTCTTCAGCGAAGCAGTGTCGTTCGCCGTGAAGCTGTTGCCTCAGCGCACCACTCTGCCGATCCTCAGTGGAGTGCTGATCGAAGCGACGGATGACGGTCTCACCCTCTCCTCGTTCGACTACGAGGTCTCGGCGCAGACGCAGATCTCCGCCGATGTCGAAGAACCGGGAGTCGTTCTGGTCTCCGGCCGGCTGCTCTCCGACATCGCGAACCGGCTGCCGAACGCGCCCGTCAGCTTCTCCACCGAGGATTCACGCATCGTGGTGAGCTGCGGCTCGGCGCGATTCACCCTGTTGAGCATGCCGGTGGAGGAATATCCGACTCTTCCGCAGGTCGGTGCCGAATCGGGGCTGCTGCCGGCCGACCAGTTCGCCGCCGCCGTGTCACAGGTCGCGGTCGCGGCATCCCGCGACGACGTCACACCCGTCATCACCGGTGTGCAGCTCGAGGTGAGCGAGAACACGATCTCTCTCGTCGCCACCGACCGCTACCGTGTCGCCGTGCGCAACATCGATTGGGATTCGAACGACTCCGGCACACAATCGGCCACTGCCCTGGTTCCCGCCCGCACGCTGCAGGAGGTCGGCAAGACCTTCGGCAACTCCGGCACCATCTCGGTGGCGATCACCAACACCGACGACCGAGAGCTGATCGCGTTCAAGGCCGACAAGAAGACCGTCACGACCCTGCTGATCAAGGGCAACTTTCCTCCCGTGAAGCGACTGTTCCCCGAGAGTGTCGACAACTACGCGGTGATCAACACCGCCGACCTGATCGAGGCCACCAAGCGCGTCTCCCTCGTGCTGGAGCGTGAGGCCGCGTTGCGCTTCACCTTCACCATCGATGGCGTCACCCTGGAAGCCATCGGCTCGGAGCAGGCTCAGGCATCCGAGTCGATCGACGCGCTGCTCACCGGCTCCGACACGGTCGTCTCGCTGAAGCCGCAGTTCCTGCTCGACGGTCTGGGCGCGGTGCACTCGGAGTTCGTGCGGATCTCGTTCACCAAGACCGACAATCCGAACAAGCCGGGCCCGGTGCTCATCACGAGCCAATCGTCGAAGGACCAGCCCGGGTCGGATGACTACAAATACCTGCTGCAGCCCAACCTGCTGCTGCGCTGA
- the yidD gene encoding membrane protein insertion efficiency factor YidD, with translation MMSIVTAIVLLPRNLAVLILRGYRAVISPLYGDVCRYYPSCSSYTLQAIQQRGVVVGSAMGVYRIARCHPWAKGGIDDVPPVRRQRYRLTPFGFVVASHGKG, from the coding sequence ATGATGTCGATCGTCACTGCGATCGTGCTGCTCCCCCGTAATCTCGCGGTTCTGATTCTGCGGGGCTACCGCGCGGTGATCTCTCCCCTTTATGGCGACGTGTGTCGCTATTACCCGTCGTGCTCCTCTTATACGCTGCAGGCGATTCAGCAGCGGGGCGTGGTCGTCGGATCGGCAATGGGCGTCTACCGCATCGCCCGCTGTCATCCGTGGGCCAAGGGCGGGATCGACGATGTACCCCCGGTGCGCCGCCAGAGATACCGGCTCACGCCATTCGGTTTTGTCGTAGCTAGCCACGGAAAGGGCTAA
- a CDS encoding Jag family protein, with protein sequence MSDVTETTDTSQDFELDETSLPEESAPDGAEAPHSRLDDEGDVAADYIEELLDICDLDGDIDIEVNDGRAYISVNASGDSNLRVLSRTETVAALQELTRLAVQTKTGEFSRLILDVGGSREQRQRELEKLVAGAIARIDAGSDSAHLEPMSSYERKLVHDIVADRGFSSESEGEGRDRHTVISRA encoded by the coding sequence ATGAGTGATGTGACCGAGACCACCGACACCAGCCAGGACTTCGAACTCGACGAGACGTCACTCCCAGAGGAGTCTGCTCCGGATGGGGCTGAGGCGCCGCATTCGCGCTTGGATGACGAAGGTGATGTAGCCGCTGACTACATTGAAGAGCTGTTGGATATCTGCGATCTCGACGGTGACATCGACATCGAGGTCAACGACGGTCGGGCCTACATCTCGGTGAATGCCTCCGGTGACAGCAACCTGCGGGTTCTCTCGCGCACAGAGACGGTGGCAGCTCTCCAGGAGTTGACTCGCCTTGCGGTGCAGACCAAAACCGGGGAGTTCTCCCGCCTCATTCTTGACGTGGGCGGAAGCCGGGAGCAGCGCCAGCGCGAGCTCGAGAAGCTCGTCGCTGGTGCCATTGCCCGAATCGATGCGGGATCGGATTCGGCGCACCTTGAGCCCATGTCGTCGTACGAGCGCAAGCTTGTGCATGACATCGTGGCAGATCGCGGCTTCTCCTCCGAATCCGAGGGTGAAGGTCGCGATCGTCACACCGTGATCTCTCGCGCATAG
- the rpmH gene encoding 50S ribosomal protein L34, with protein MSKRTFQPNNRRRAKVHGFRLRMRTRAGRAILSARRRKGRTELSA; from the coding sequence ATGAGCAAGAGAACTTTCCAGCCGAACAACCGCCGCCGCGCCAAGGTGCACGGCTTCCGTCTGCGCATGCGCACGCGTGCGGGTCGCGCCATCCTTTCGGCTCGTCGCCGTAAGGGTCGCACCGAGCTCTCCGCTTAG